A stretch of the Meles meles chromosome 19, mMelMel3.1 paternal haplotype, whole genome shotgun sequence genome encodes the following:
- the RIPOR1 gene encoding rho family-interacting cell polarization regulator 1 isoform X1, whose amino-acid sequence MSAKKRGSPARTHSMMSLSVRPQRRLLSARVNRSQSFAGVLGSHERGPRSFPAFSPPGPPRKPPALSRVSRMFAVAHPAPKVPQPERLDLVYTALKRGLTAYLEVHQQEQEKLQGQIRESKRNSRLGFLYDLDKQVKSIERFLRRLEFHASKIDELYEAYCVQRRLRDGAYNMVRAYSTGSPGSREARDSLAEATRGHREYTESMCLLESELEAQLGEFHLRMKGLAGFARLCVGDQYEICMKYGRQRWKLRGRIEGSGKQVWDSEETVFLPLLTEFLSIKVTELKGLANHVVVGSVSCETKDLFAALPQVVAVDINDLGTIKLSLEVTWSPFDKDDQPSTASTVNKASTVTKRFSTYSQSPPDTPSLREQAFYNMLRRQEELENGTAWSLSSESSDDSSSPQLSGTARHSSAPRPLVQQPEPLPIQVTFRRSETPTSRPVDEERAIAPALANGHAPYSRTLSHISEASVDAALAEASVEALGLENLAQGPSLHAHPDPTHGEQPGPVPPAVDALHSATSPTLNTTGPAHTSTDPDLSAHLDLVHKVTDASSSELPGPTHTTTSSTSNAISPSHSAPSATHTTTGSTHKALVSTRSTTGSTPSATTPAQTTARPTEEAMLSALATVTPTPNTIGPVQTTTSPVHTTTSPTHTTAGPSGATASLTCATTSPAHTIAGPTHASTSPTHTIAGPAPATTSPTHTPASPAHATTSPTHTTASPAHATTSPTRATISPTHATTSPAHTTASPAHTTTTPSKTIASPPHTATTPTHKARMSTHTTASPVPKAKGPVLSSTSSADHALLPSPSATNTDPLLPGIHTLSGSHPASSPCTQADPIDPSISYPSPACSSWEPLTRHSTDAPGEPILQSPSPPPLPLAPAPQHLDLSLAMATRAPVPGAAGGTGDRRLEEALGALMAALDDYRGQFPELQGLEQEVTRLESLLMQRQGLTRSRASSLSITVEHALESFSFLNEDEDEDMDGPGDRPPNSLEPGAEDSLDLPSARPLSTECPALDAALVQHLYHCSRLLLKLGTFGPLRCQEAWALERLLREARVLEAVCELSRRWEIPATSAQEVVQFSASRPGFLAFWDRCTEGLSPFICPVEQVLLTFCDQYSARLSLRQPGLAEAVCVKFLEDALGQKLPRRPQPGPGEQFTVFQFWSYVEALESPSMEAYVTETAEEVLLVQNLNSDDQAVVLKALRLAPEGRLLRDGLRALSSLLVHGNNKVMAAVSTQLRSLSLGPVFRERALLCFLDQLEDEDVQTRVAGCLALGCIKAPEGIEPLVYLCQTDTEAVREAARQSLQQCGEEGQSAHRRLEESLDALPRIFGPGSMASTAF is encoded by the exons ATGAGTGCCAAGAAGAGAG GGAGCCCCGCGCGGACTCATTCCATGATGTCCCTGTCCGTGCGGCCGCAGCGCCGCCTGCTCAGCGCCCGGGTCAATAGGAGCCAGTCCTTCGCAGGCGTCCTCGGCAGCCACGAACGGGGGCCCAG GAGCTTCCCAGCCTTCAGTCCCCCGGGGCCTCCACGGAAGCCCCCAGCGCTCTCCCGAGTATCCAGGATGTTTGCCGTGGCGCACCCAGCCCCTAAGGTCCCTCAGCCTGAGCGGCTGGACCTGGTGTACACTGCGCTCAAGCGGGGCCTGAC GGCCTATTTGGAAGTGCaccagcaggagcaggagaaacTCCAGGGACAGATTAGGGAGTCCAAGAGGAATTCCCGCCTG GGCTTCCTGTATGACTTGGACAAG CAAGTCAAGTCCATCGAACGCTTCCTGCGACGGTTGGAGTTCCACGCCAGCAAG ATTGATGAACTCTACGAGGCATACTGCGTCCAGCGGCGTCTCCGGGATGGTGCCTACAACATGGTCCGTGCCTACAGCACTGGGTCCCCGGGGAGCCGTGAGGCCCGGGACAGCCTGGCCGAAGCCACTCGAGGGCATCGTGAGTACACAGAG AGCATGTGTCTGCTGGAGAGTGAGCTAGAGGCACAGCTAGGCGAGTTCCATCTCCGGATGAAAG GGCTGGCTGGCTTCGCCAGACTGTGTGTAGGTGATCAGTATGAG ATCTGCATGAAATACGGGCGGCAGCGCTGGAAACTACGGGGCCGAATTGAGGGTAGTGGAAAGCAGGTGTGGGACAGTGAAGAAACcgtctttcttcctcttcttacggAATTCCTGTCCATCAAG GTGACAGAACTGAAGGGTCTGGCCAACCATGTGGTTGTAGGCAGTGTCTCCTGTGAGACCAAGGACCTGTTCGCTGCCCTGCCCCAAGTGGTGGCTGTGGACATCAATGACCTCGGCACCATCAAGCTCAGCTTGGAAGTCACATGGAG CCCCTTCGACAAGGATGACCAGCCCTCAACCGCTTCCACTGTCAACAAGGCCTCCACAGTCACCAAGCGCTTCTCCACCTATAGCCAGAGCCCACCAGATACACCCTCACTTCGGGAACAGGCTTTTTAT aATATGCTGAGGCGGCAGGAGGAGCTGGAGAATGGGACAGCATGGTCCCTGTCATCTGAATCTTCAGACGACTCATCCAGCCCCCAGCTCTCAGGCACTGCCCGCCACTCTTCAGCCCCCAGGCCTCTGGTGCAGCAGCCTGAGCCTCTGCCCATTCAGGTCACCTTCCGTAGGTCTGAGACCCCCACCTCTAGGCCTGTGGATGAAGAGAGGGCCATAGCCCCAGCCCTGGCCAATGGGCATGCCCCCTACAGCCGGACTCTGAGCCATATCAGTGAGGCCAGTGTGGACGCTGCCTTGGCTGAGGCTTCAGTGGAGGCTCTGGGTCTAGAAAATCTAGCTCAGGGACCTAGCCTGCATGCACACCCAGATCCCACCCATGGAGAGCAACCTGGTCCTGTCCCTCCTGCTGTGGACGCTCTGCATTCTGCCACAAGCCCTACCCTCAATACAACAGGCCCTGCCCACACATCTACAGACCCAGACCTGTCTGCACATCTAGACTTGGTTCACAAGGTCACGGATGCTAGCTCTTCTGAACTGCCAGGCCCCACCCATACCACTACAAGCTCGACCTCTAATGCCATTAGCCCCAGCCACAGTGCTCCAAGCGCCACTCACACTACCACAGGTTCCACCCACAAGGCCTTGGTCTCTACCCGTTCCACTACAGGCTCTACCCCCAGTGCCACAACCCCAGCCCAGACCACCGCAAGACCCACGGAGGAAGCAATGCTTTCTGCCCTCGCTACTGTAACTCCTACCCCCAATACTATAGGCCCTGTACAGACGACCACAAGCCCTGTCCACACGACCACAAGCCCGACCCATACTACTGCAGGCCCCTCCGGTGCCACTGCAAGTCTCACCTGTGCCACTACAAGCCCCGCCCACACTATTGCAGGCCCCACCCATGCCTCTACAAGCCCCACTCACACTATTGCAGGCCCCGCCCCTGCCACGACAAGCCCCACCCACACTCCTGCAAGCCCCGCCCATGCCACTACAAGCCCCACCCACACTACTGCAAGCCCCGCCCATGCCACTACAAGCCCCACCCGTGCAACTATAAGCCCCACCCATGCCACTACAAGTCCCGCCCACACTACTGCAAGTCCCGCCCACACTACCACAACCCCCTCAAAAACCATTGCAAGCCCTCCCCATACCGCTACAACTCCTACTCACAAAGCCAGAATGTCAACTCACACCACTGCAAGTCCTGTCCCCAAAGCTAAGGGCCCAGTCCTGAGCTCTACCAGTTCTGCAGACCACGCCCTGCTTCCCAGCCCCTCTGCGACAAACACAGACCCTCTCCTCCCAGGCATCCACACCCTGTCTGGCAGCCACCCGGCCTCCTCTCCTTGCACTCAGGCAGACCCCATAGACCCCAGCATCTCCTACCCAAGTCCTGCCTGTTCCAGTTGGGAACCCCTCACACGTCACTCCACAGACGCCCCAGGGGAGCCCATCCTTCAGAGCCCAAGCCCACCTCCTTTACCTCTAGCCCCTGCACCCCAGCATTTAGACCTTAGCTTAGCCATGGCCACCCGGGCCCCGGTTCCAGGGGCAGCTGGAGGGACTGGGGATAGGAGGCTGGAAGAGGCCCTGGGGGCCCTGATGGCTGCCCTGGACGACTACCGTGGCCAGTTCCCTGAGCTGCAGGGCCTGGAGCAGGAGGTGACCCGGTTGGAGAGTCTGCTCATG CAGAGACAAGGCCTGACTCGCAGCCGGGCCTCCAGCCTGAGTATCACTGTGGAACATGCCCTGGAGAGCTTCAGCTTCCTCAATGAGGATGAAGATGAAGACATGGATGGTCCTGGAGACAG GCCCCCAAACAGCCTGGAGCCTGGGGCTGAGGACAGCCTCGACTTACCCAGTGCCCGCCCCCTCAGCACGGAGTGTCCAGCTCTGGACGCTGCCTTGGTCCAGCACCTGTACCACTGCAGCCGCCTCCTGCTG AAACTGGGCACCTTTGGGCCCCTGCGCTGCCAGGAGGCATGGGCCCTGGAGCGGCTGCTGAGGGAGGCCAGAGTGCTGGAAGCTGTGTGCGAGCTTAGCAGGCGATGGGAAATCCCTGCCACCTCTGCCCAGGAAG TGGTGCAGTTCTCAGCCTCCCGGCCCGGCTTCCTGGCCTTCTGGGACCGGTGCACAGAGGGACTCAGCCCCTTCATCTGCCCTGTGGAGCAAGTCCTTCTCACCTTCTGCGATCAGTACAGTGCCCGTCTCTCCCTGCGCCAGCCAGGCCTAGCTGAGGCTG TGTGTGTCAAGTTCCTGGAGGATGCCCTAGGGCAGAAGCTGCCCAGGaggccccagccaggccctggagAGCAGTTCACCGTCTTCCAGTTCTGGAGTTACGTGGAAGCCTTGGAGAGCCCCTCCATGGAGGCCTATGTGACTGAAACCGCTGAGGAGG TGTTACTGGTGCAGAATTTGAATTCGGATGACCAAGCTGTTGTTttgaaggccctgaggctggcGCCGGAGGGGCGGCTACTAAGGGATGGGCTTCGGGCCCTCAGCTCACTGCTGGTCCATGGCAACAACAAGGTCATGGCTGCGGTCAGCACCCAGCTCCGGAGCCTATCACTGGGCCCTGTCTTTAGGGAACGG GCCCTACTGTGCTTCCTGGACCAGCTCGAGGATGAGGATGTGCAGACGAGGGTGGCTggctgcctggccctgggctgcATCAAG GCTCCTGAGGGCATTGAGCCCCTAGTGTACCTGTGCCAAACGGACACAGAAGCCGTGAGGGAGGCTGCTCGGCAGAGCCTGCAACAGTGTG gggaggaggggcagtctGCCCATCGAAGGCTGGAGGAGTCCCTGGATGCCCTGCCCCGCATCTTTGGGCCTGGCAGCATGGCCAGCACGGCATTCTGA
- the RIPOR1 gene encoding rho family-interacting cell polarization regulator 1 isoform X4, giving the protein MSAKKRGSPARTHSMMSLSVRPQRRLLSARVNRSQSFAGVLGSHERGPRSFPAFSPPGPPRKPPALSRVSRMFAVAHPAPKVPQPERLDLVYTALKRGLTAYLEVHQQEQEKLQGQIRESKRNSRLGFLYDLDKQVKSIERFLRRLEFHASKIDELYEAYCVQRRLRDGAYNMVRAYSTGSPGSREARDSLAEATRGHREYTESMCLLESELEAQLGEFHLRMKGLAGFARLCVGDQYEICMKYGRQRWKLRGRIEGSGKQVWDSEETVFLPLLTEFLSIKVTELKGLANHVVVGSVSCETKDLFAALPQVVAVDINDLGTIKLSLEVTWSPFDKDDQPSTASTVNKASTVTKRFSTYSQSPPDTPSLREQAFYNMLRRQEELENGTAWSLSSESSDDSSSPQLSGTARHSSAPRPLVQQPEPLPIQVTFRRSETPTSRPVDEERAIAPALANGHAPYSRTLSHISEASVDAALAEASVEALGLENLAQGPSLHAHPDPTHGEQPGPVPPAVDALHSATSPTLNTTGPAHTSTDPDLSAHLDLVHKVTDASSSELPGPTHTTTSSTSNAISPSHSAPSATHTTTGSTHKALVSTRSTTGSTPSATTPAQTTARPTEEAMLSALATVTPTPNTIGPVQTTTSPVHTTTSPTHTTAGPSGATASLTCATTSPAHTIAGPTHASTSPTHTIAGPAPATTSPTHTPASPAHATTSPTHTTASPAHATTSPTRATMSSTSSADHALLPSPSATNTDPLLPGIHTLSGSHPASSPCTQADPIDPSISYPSPACSSWEPLTRHSTDAPGEPILQSPSPPPLPLAPAPQHLDLSLAMATRAPVPGAAGGTGDRRLEEALGALMAALDDYRGQFPELQGLEQEVTRLESLLMQRQGLTRSRASSLSITVEHALESFSFLNEDEDEDMDGPGDRPPNSLEPGAEDSLDLPSARPLSTECPALDAALVQHLYHCSRLLLKLGTFGPLRCQEAWALERLLREARVLEAVCELSRRWEIPATSAQEVVQFSASRPGFLAFWDRCTEGLSPFICPVEQVLLTFCDQYSARLSLRQPGLAEAVCVKFLEDALGQKLPRRPQPGPGEQFTVFQFWSYVEALESPSMEAYVTETAEEVLLVQNLNSDDQAVVLKALRLAPEGRLLRDGLRALSSLLVHGNNKVMAAVSTQLRSLSLGPVFRERALLCFLDQLEDEDVQTRVAGCLALGCIKAPEGIEPLVYLCQTDTEAVREAARQSLQQCGEEGQSAHRRLEESLDALPRIFGPGSMASTAF; this is encoded by the exons ATGAGTGCCAAGAAGAGAG GGAGCCCCGCGCGGACTCATTCCATGATGTCCCTGTCCGTGCGGCCGCAGCGCCGCCTGCTCAGCGCCCGGGTCAATAGGAGCCAGTCCTTCGCAGGCGTCCTCGGCAGCCACGAACGGGGGCCCAG GAGCTTCCCAGCCTTCAGTCCCCCGGGGCCTCCACGGAAGCCCCCAGCGCTCTCCCGAGTATCCAGGATGTTTGCCGTGGCGCACCCAGCCCCTAAGGTCCCTCAGCCTGAGCGGCTGGACCTGGTGTACACTGCGCTCAAGCGGGGCCTGAC GGCCTATTTGGAAGTGCaccagcaggagcaggagaaacTCCAGGGACAGATTAGGGAGTCCAAGAGGAATTCCCGCCTG GGCTTCCTGTATGACTTGGACAAG CAAGTCAAGTCCATCGAACGCTTCCTGCGACGGTTGGAGTTCCACGCCAGCAAG ATTGATGAACTCTACGAGGCATACTGCGTCCAGCGGCGTCTCCGGGATGGTGCCTACAACATGGTCCGTGCCTACAGCACTGGGTCCCCGGGGAGCCGTGAGGCCCGGGACAGCCTGGCCGAAGCCACTCGAGGGCATCGTGAGTACACAGAG AGCATGTGTCTGCTGGAGAGTGAGCTAGAGGCACAGCTAGGCGAGTTCCATCTCCGGATGAAAG GGCTGGCTGGCTTCGCCAGACTGTGTGTAGGTGATCAGTATGAG ATCTGCATGAAATACGGGCGGCAGCGCTGGAAACTACGGGGCCGAATTGAGGGTAGTGGAAAGCAGGTGTGGGACAGTGAAGAAACcgtctttcttcctcttcttacggAATTCCTGTCCATCAAG GTGACAGAACTGAAGGGTCTGGCCAACCATGTGGTTGTAGGCAGTGTCTCCTGTGAGACCAAGGACCTGTTCGCTGCCCTGCCCCAAGTGGTGGCTGTGGACATCAATGACCTCGGCACCATCAAGCTCAGCTTGGAAGTCACATGGAG CCCCTTCGACAAGGATGACCAGCCCTCAACCGCTTCCACTGTCAACAAGGCCTCCACAGTCACCAAGCGCTTCTCCACCTATAGCCAGAGCCCACCAGATACACCCTCACTTCGGGAACAGGCTTTTTAT aATATGCTGAGGCGGCAGGAGGAGCTGGAGAATGGGACAGCATGGTCCCTGTCATCTGAATCTTCAGACGACTCATCCAGCCCCCAGCTCTCAGGCACTGCCCGCCACTCTTCAGCCCCCAGGCCTCTGGTGCAGCAGCCTGAGCCTCTGCCCATTCAGGTCACCTTCCGTAGGTCTGAGACCCCCACCTCTAGGCCTGTGGATGAAGAGAGGGCCATAGCCCCAGCCCTGGCCAATGGGCATGCCCCCTACAGCCGGACTCTGAGCCATATCAGTGAGGCCAGTGTGGACGCTGCCTTGGCTGAGGCTTCAGTGGAGGCTCTGGGTCTAGAAAATCTAGCTCAGGGACCTAGCCTGCATGCACACCCAGATCCCACCCATGGAGAGCAACCTGGTCCTGTCCCTCCTGCTGTGGACGCTCTGCATTCTGCCACAAGCCCTACCCTCAATACAACAGGCCCTGCCCACACATCTACAGACCCAGACCTGTCTGCACATCTAGACTTGGTTCACAAGGTCACGGATGCTAGCTCTTCTGAACTGCCAGGCCCCACCCATACCACTACAAGCTCGACCTCTAATGCCATTAGCCCCAGCCACAGTGCTCCAAGCGCCACTCACACTACCACAGGTTCCACCCACAAGGCCTTGGTCTCTACCCGTTCCACTACAGGCTCTACCCCCAGTGCCACAACCCCAGCCCAGACCACCGCAAGACCCACGGAGGAAGCAATGCTTTCTGCCCTCGCTACTGTAACTCCTACCCCCAATACTATAGGCCCTGTACAGACGACCACAAGCCCTGTCCACACGACCACAAGCCCGACCCATACTACTGCAGGCCCCTCCGGTGCCACTGCAAGTCTCACCTGTGCCACTACAAGCCCCGCCCACACTATTGCAGGCCCCACCCATGCCTCTACAAGCCCCACTCACACTATTGCAGGCCCCGCCCCTGCCACGACAAGCCCCACCCACACTCCTGCAAGCCCCGCCCATGCCACTACAAGCCCCACCCACACTACTGCAAGCCCCGCCCATGCCACTACAAGCCCCACCCGTGCAACTAT GAGCTCTACCAGTTCTGCAGACCACGCCCTGCTTCCCAGCCCCTCTGCGACAAACACAGACCCTCTCCTCCCAGGCATCCACACCCTGTCTGGCAGCCACCCGGCCTCCTCTCCTTGCACTCAGGCAGACCCCATAGACCCCAGCATCTCCTACCCAAGTCCTGCCTGTTCCAGTTGGGAACCCCTCACACGTCACTCCACAGACGCCCCAGGGGAGCCCATCCTTCAGAGCCCAAGCCCACCTCCTTTACCTCTAGCCCCTGCACCCCAGCATTTAGACCTTAGCTTAGCCATGGCCACCCGGGCCCCGGTTCCAGGGGCAGCTGGAGGGACTGGGGATAGGAGGCTGGAAGAGGCCCTGGGGGCCCTGATGGCTGCCCTGGACGACTACCGTGGCCAGTTCCCTGAGCTGCAGGGCCTGGAGCAGGAGGTGACCCGGTTGGAGAGTCTGCTCATG CAGAGACAAGGCCTGACTCGCAGCCGGGCCTCCAGCCTGAGTATCACTGTGGAACATGCCCTGGAGAGCTTCAGCTTCCTCAATGAGGATGAAGATGAAGACATGGATGGTCCTGGAGACAG GCCCCCAAACAGCCTGGAGCCTGGGGCTGAGGACAGCCTCGACTTACCCAGTGCCCGCCCCCTCAGCACGGAGTGTCCAGCTCTGGACGCTGCCTTGGTCCAGCACCTGTACCACTGCAGCCGCCTCCTGCTG AAACTGGGCACCTTTGGGCCCCTGCGCTGCCAGGAGGCATGGGCCCTGGAGCGGCTGCTGAGGGAGGCCAGAGTGCTGGAAGCTGTGTGCGAGCTTAGCAGGCGATGGGAAATCCCTGCCACCTCTGCCCAGGAAG TGGTGCAGTTCTCAGCCTCCCGGCCCGGCTTCCTGGCCTTCTGGGACCGGTGCACAGAGGGACTCAGCCCCTTCATCTGCCCTGTGGAGCAAGTCCTTCTCACCTTCTGCGATCAGTACAGTGCCCGTCTCTCCCTGCGCCAGCCAGGCCTAGCTGAGGCTG TGTGTGTCAAGTTCCTGGAGGATGCCCTAGGGCAGAAGCTGCCCAGGaggccccagccaggccctggagAGCAGTTCACCGTCTTCCAGTTCTGGAGTTACGTGGAAGCCTTGGAGAGCCCCTCCATGGAGGCCTATGTGACTGAAACCGCTGAGGAGG TGTTACTGGTGCAGAATTTGAATTCGGATGACCAAGCTGTTGTTttgaaggccctgaggctggcGCCGGAGGGGCGGCTACTAAGGGATGGGCTTCGGGCCCTCAGCTCACTGCTGGTCCATGGCAACAACAAGGTCATGGCTGCGGTCAGCACCCAGCTCCGGAGCCTATCACTGGGCCCTGTCTTTAGGGAACGG GCCCTACTGTGCTTCCTGGACCAGCTCGAGGATGAGGATGTGCAGACGAGGGTGGCTggctgcctggccctgggctgcATCAAG GCTCCTGAGGGCATTGAGCCCCTAGTGTACCTGTGCCAAACGGACACAGAAGCCGTGAGGGAGGCTGCTCGGCAGAGCCTGCAACAGTGTG gggaggaggggcagtctGCCCATCGAAGGCTGGAGGAGTCCCTGGATGCCCTGCCCCGCATCTTTGGGCCTGGCAGCATGGCCAGCACGGCATTCTGA